A portion of the Mytilus galloprovincialis chromosome 12, xbMytGall1.hap1.1, whole genome shotgun sequence genome contains these proteins:
- the LOC143055388 gene encoding uncharacterized protein LOC143055388 has translation MDTYVMISYKNIGPKMCVKECMSHNGCNSVNFRTETLVCESLTVSYPGDQLSNVSGYSFTEINRWTQDKSACWPNPCGGRTRCVTAAYNNQPICLRYDDPCHNVTCDNDGVCRNDNGGYRCNCEDGFYGPHCEYTPCSTNPCNNGGSCTYTGSSFSCNCINGYYGSKCQNYRSSCFWCKKKKK, from the exons ATGGACACGTATGTtatgatatcttataaaaatatagGACCTAAAATGTGTGTAAAGGAATGCATGTCACACAATGGCTGCAATTCTGTAAACTTCAGAACGGAAACACTGGTGTGTGAATCGTTAACTGTTTCATACCCAGGGGACCAACTATCGAATGTATCTGGATACAGTTTTACAGAAATTAACAGATGGACACAG GACAAATCTGCCTGTTGGCCAAATCCTTGTGGAGGTCGAACTAGATGTGTAACCGCTGCATACAACAACCAGCCTATATGTTTACGCTATG ATGATCCATGTCACAATGTAACCTGTGACAACGATGGAGTATGTCGTAACGATAATGGTGGTTATAGATGTAATTGTGAGGATGGATTTTATGGGCCGCACTGTGAAT ACACTCCCTGTTCTACAAATCCATGTAACAATGGTGGTTCTTGCACATATACAGGATCGTCCTTTTCCTGTAATTGCATTAACGGATACTACGGAAGCAAATGTC agAACTACAGAAGTAGTTGTTTCTGGtgtaaaaagaagaagaaatga